The genomic region GACAAAGAGAGAAGTCATAATAAAAGTTAGCATAAGAATTTCCAATATGTCACTAAAATTCTAttggtatctttttttaaagagggggGGAGATGGAAATATAACCTGTCTTATAAGTActgaagtactttttaaaaaatctacagtTCCATTGATGTAGTTTCTCCACTGACATAGATCACAATCCTCCCGTGCCTTAGTAGATGGCCTTCATGAAATGTCATCATTTAGTGACCAGCTTTATGTTGATGAACCTGCTTAAACTGAACCAGGTTGGTCCCTAGGAAAATGAACACACATTCTATTGGATGGAACGGGTGGATGGGGGACAGTCCTGGAAGCCTCTCTATTCTTGTAGCATTGGTCAGAGGTTGTACTCCATTGCCATAGACTTTAGTACTCAAGACCACAACATTTCCATACATAAGGGTGGGGAATGGACAGGCCTGGCCCTTATGAGTATGTGCAGCTATGACTGTTTCCCATCTTGTAACCACATGGCAAAGAAACTGACATTTGATTGGCTACTGAGCTAGACCAGGGTGTACACCGAAACCAGACAAAGAAACCCTCTGAGAATCACTAGGTTGGGAAGGCGCCCAGGGCCCTCTTTCACCCAGAGCTGGCATGAAATATCCCATAAGTGGCTTTAGGTGAAAGAGTATTAGAGATGGAACAAACTTAGCCATGACTTTATGAGCTTTGGAGGGTTGGTCCTTTTGAGCTCAAATCCCCTTTTGTCTCAGCAGCCAGTCAAAAGTCCTTTTTTCTTCATCACATGATTAGCAGATTGGAGAAAGTCCTAGCTGCTCATGCTCTCAAACCCATGTGAGGACTGATCATTTCAGCCAAAGCACACTGTTCATGCTCTTAAGGGCTAGATTTAGCCAGTCCCACCCTTATATTCTCAAGTATGTACAAATATGGAGATGCTGTCCAGTGCTCTGTAgcatctcccccatcccctttatcAATGAGTTCCTCACTTTTCTTTATTGCAGACCTCTTATATTTGATAGAATaagactcaggggtggggaatctgtggctttgaggccacatgtggccttctaggtccttgggttgagccttttgactgagtccaagtttgagagaacaaatcctttttttgaggggatttgttctgagaagtttggattcagtcaaagggctacacttgaggacctggaggaccatatgtggcctggagacttcaggttccccacacctgaaataagtagttattttcttcatagaaaaaaaatacttctttttaAGGACAATCCAGCAAATCATAaccacatttaataaatattcctcTAAACTCAGAGGTCTTAATTTGCAGTgtgtgaactttttttaaaaattgataactgtatttcaatgtaattggtttccttggtaatcctatgtattttattttatgtattaaaaaccattattctgagaaaatgtcaataaGCTTCCAAATgtggccatgaccaaaaaaaaaaggttcagaaccTCTGTTCTAAAGATATCCAATGGACTTAGTAAAGAGCAACACAAATCAAAAACAGCCTGATTATTTCCCAGGAATTTGTTCAAGGCTTTCTCTGAGGAATTTGACCCAGATTCAGACAGTAGAGCTTCTTCACCTTAGTGCTTCCCCTCCCTAACAACCACGTGTTTTGCTACcttgctgtgttggtaagcaaaatgggctccttagcacttagtgcccttgaagagtttggcttttgttttctttgagtaattcagtgtatttcattgagccttaatAGGTGCTAAGccacaggcccaaacccctattaggtgtggaacctatgtgggtatggattggtgactggtgtggggcccaaggtggggctggctaaggggaggtgctaactccagagccatgccctattaggtgttaacctaatttatgtgggtgtgaacctcccagagtcctaaggggaggggccaactcaagaaccaatcacgaGAGCCTAAGCTCTTGTCATTCAGACAACGGTTGATGActtctgaagccctataagaagggaggacagggccatttgtgcagggttctcgagatggtgttgatgaggatactccgggcagctgtagctaaggagccctctagcttgtaaacctggatgctgagactttgtggaactctggtaactatgtattgggatttgaatcagacaaggtctgtctgttgatgtttgtaatttgtttgtattttgttctgaagttcagggtgctggctttttcctctgaactaagtgaatgatatttgtatgctgaattaaagtaagcttgtcaaccccttcaccttgctttccttagttaagcagatcaaaagaaactgtgctgttggcagctttctgggtgctggctgtgggtggatcttgcatccctacagaagctgctagccggattgttgaaacacttgcaTATATTACTTATTAAGTATAAACTTATATGTGTTTATGTTGTCTGCCACAATAGAAgacaaactccttgagagcaggagttgtttctttttatctttatatccccactgtctttttttttggatctccacTGTCTTTtgcaatggctggcacatagtaggcatttaataaataaaacttgttGAATGGTTGATTGATCATCATGCAATTGATTGATGTAGCAGTTGTCGAACTTTGGTACTTGGAGTATAGTCACTAAATCCCTAAATACTAtctcccttctagctcaaaatctatgaacctatgatcaGTACACCACAAAGTACAACATGCCATCAGAGACCTCAAGCACCTTGTGGTTGGAAGGTGCCAATGTACCATAAATAACAAGGCTTTATTGGAATTTGAGAAGTTATTTACTCTAACTCCTGCTTCTTAGAAGTTTAAAATCCCCCTAGAAAGATTCTCATCCCCCTCCCTGCCTCTTTTGGCTATATAATTCCCAGATAAAGAAAACCTAcaactttccttgataattttttttttctagctctcaaTCCTTATAGCTGGAAAGTCCTTTCTAATATCATCCCTAAATTCCTCCCACCCCACTTAAAACCCATTTTATTCACCCTCTAGAAATACAAACTATCTCTTCTCACTCCCTTtggtagctaggtgatgcaatgaatTGAACAAAAAGCcgtgagtttgaatcccacctcagagcctccctagccatgtgactctgggcaagtcacttaacctctcagcctaattttctttgcaaaatgagcagaaccaaggaacATTGTATAGAAACAGTAATATTACTTTAAGAACTACTTTGAGTGAATgacattttgactattataaatacccaaattaattacacagaaagaaaaacactattgaaagaagatgctatctgcatccagagaaagaacatactcatagaatgattttacatatacatatatgtatatatatatatatatatatatatatatatacgtatgtgcaGAGATGCATACttatttgtgcctaatggtagccattgctagagcaggggaggggaagaagaaaaaatggaagttaCAGGCTAACTTTATTAATATTtagaaggaacagcaagttgtacataatagatttgtagtttcatggcCAATCATCttctattctattatgttatggaaatgttttctttgcttattttatttcttgagtttagaatcaaataaataaaagtttttaaaaaggaataagcattaccaggcaaataaacatttattaagcacctactacgtgccaggcactgagctaaacactttataaatatcatctcatttgatcctcacagcaacctttggaggtaggtgctattatgacccccattttacagttgaggaaactgaggtagacaaaagttaaatgacttgcccagggtcatacaaccaggatatggataataatagtaagCACCTTGCCAGATTGTCGTGAGATCAGATGACGTAGTacaatgtaaagcactttgcaaacataaagcactgtataaatgcaagctgctattattattatttagcccTTCATAGGTCTAAATCTCTACTATAGTCCCACTTTGATAATTCACCATGGTATGGAAGAAACCCTTGGTTTACGTTCCCAGGACATGCTAATGAGCCATAAGCTTTGGCAAAAGATTCAAATGGAACCAGAGAACGACCATATGTTATTGTCTAAGGATAtgcctagctaagtttggaaaggGTCATTACCATAAGACCAATCATCAGGCGATGATTCCCCATGCCCTGCTGCCATCCTGTCAAATCATGAAACCAGCTACTGAGGTAGAGTTTGCAATGTGTATCAGTGGAGAGAAAGAGTATGTGAACTGATAAAATcatgaatattttgaaatattaaattataagctTACAGAATGTTATCAAGTAAACTCCACTTTCCTATCTTGGGGCCTAATAATTCAAGTTCCTTTAGTCTGATCAACTTGAACAATGCCACTTCTGAGTGGCATTGGAAAATCTACTTTTCCAGACATTTTGCATCACTcctctatattatatattacacacGATATTCCAGCCAAACAGGCCTACTTGCCATTCCCCAGACTTGGCGttacatctcccacctctgtgtctttgcccaTGCTTTTCCTATGCTTAGGATTcagtccctcctcacctttgaATCTTAGAAtccttctgcaggaagtctttcaTGATTCCCCTGATTGCTAGtgatctcttccttctcaaatgAGTTTCTATTTACTTTTCTGGTTATGCATTATATTCTTCTAATAGAAGGTAAATTCCTCAAAAACAGgaactattttcattttgtctttgtgttcccagtgcctagtacagtgttgtgcaaaaaaaaaagttttgttctaGTGAATTGAAGTAGATGAGCTGAATCAGATGGAGGATGGAAATGAATTTGAAGAGAATAGTCAGGAAAATGTCAAGAAGGCTCCTTCTTTCAAAAAAGCTTGTGGATCAATGGAGTAAAAAGCCTTAAACTTAAGAACTCATATGAAAATACTTCCTCAACTCACCCCATTCTAGAGGGCCCCACTGATGATGTCTTCCTTTAACCTACCAGGAGGCTTgccttattaaaaataaaacaaaagagacaatGACTAACATTCCACAAATTGTGGTGGATGTTTACACATGTTGAGATAATGGTACAAGATTCTTCTCATTTAACATCAATTATGGACATTTGGAATTGCCTATCTAAAAAAAATAGGTATCTGAAAACTAGTGTGGAATTCAATTTTCCCAGAAGATACAATAATTATTTCATAAGATATCAGGGCATAAATACAACAGCCCTTGTTTTCtacactctcatttctttcacaCCCAACCATATGCTTAGTGCTATCAAGCAAcactctttctccatctctcagaggtgctttaaaacatttttttccttttttagtttacaaaatgaaaaatagaaaattacttTCTCCCAGGAATAATATTCTTGGGAAGCATATttatattaaagatgaaagccTATATGTTACACCATCcacatttttcttcctaaaaaaTATCATGCTCTTTGaattgaggataaaataagatccTTGTATACAATCATCTAAGAAATTCCATGGGAGCTTTGCAATGAATTACCAAAccaaattttaaacaaataatagCAATAGTTCACAAACTTTTAACACTTTATAACTACAAAGGGCCTTTATACGCATCATCCGATTTGATGCTCATAAGAGTCCTGGAAGTTGGGTAGTATATTATacctattttaaatatataaaaacaggcctaaagaggttgtgacttggccAGTGAATTGCAGAGCTAAAATTCAAAACAAGTATTTTAACTTTGAATTTGGAACTTTTTAAATATCCTGCCAAGTCCACTGAACCTGATATCACACTCTTGCTATCACTCACAAGAACATGGAAAGCTCTAAAATGTGGGATATTTTCAGACAGCAAAGAAACATTCCCTTCTGAAATATCCTAACATGAAATAATGGATTAAAAGGCAGATGAAGTTTTCTTTGTCTccaaggaaagaatgaagttgTGAATGTGGGGCCTGGAAGAAAAGATCATGAGGTCTATTGTGTCTGCTACACAGGTCTGTTACAAAGTGGTGGAAACAGAGACCATTCAACTCCTTGAACCAGTTCCTGCTGGCTGACTCATGATATATTTCTGGCACATACATTAAGCAAAGTTTTGTCAGATATCCAGAGAGCATCCAGATGGAAAACCAAAATGAGAGGTTAAACATGAAGTCACTCACAATTATAAGACCCTACTGCCAACCCTGAGCCCCAAAGTCACAAAATACACTGGTTTCTGAAACATTACTCATGTTTGAGTGATTGTTTGGGATTTGGAGTCATCATCAAATAAAGTTGATTAAGCTGTCCTCTCTTCCCAGTTCTCTGctaaatataaaaatttcaaGGCTTCTATAAATAAAAGAGGCcccagcaaaagagaaagaaagctcaGAAAGtcctatttttacaaaaaaaggcaagTCCTTTATTTGAGATGGTTCACGGTTGTATATTACACCATTGTCATATCTAAATCAAGGGTCATAATGTAAAGGAAACAAAGGGTTTCATAAAAACATGTTACTCCAAGTGGTACCCCTGGCCAACTCTTTGATTAAATACATAGTGAAATATTCAAGGTTATTATATGGCACTTAAATTAATAAGAGCAGAGACAAGGTAACATTTATTCACAGTCCAAAGCAATGACTTTTGAGCCTTTGGTATATGTCTCAAATAAACATCGGTAAATACATTAGTTAATTAGCTGGATAGTATTTAGTTCCAGGTTACTCAGGCCAGTGctagggtgtgtgtatgtgtgtgtgtgtgtgtgtgtgtgtgtgtgtgtgtgtgtttaaagaatTGACAAAGTTGATGAATCCAGAATTCACATGGGAGATGATTAAGGTCTCTGGTGTGAGCGCACAGGCAAATCCAAAACATGGCAAAAATCAAGCGCTGCAGTGCTGTGCAAGAGAACTACATTAGAAAATAGCAAGTGAGATACACCAAGTTACAAACTCTGTGGCTCTGATAGActtccaaaattaaaaagaaaaggacactCTCAAAAATTCATGAGCTAGGCAGAAGAGATGTCCTGGGGCTCATGAGTCAATTCCAAACAGTGCAACAATCCtcatataagtatttttgtatttgcatattATAatacccttcccacccacccctttCCCCTAATAAACAGCACCAGTGCAGTTTGAGTTAGAAAATTGGAAATCTGAGACATTCTACAGGTTTTCATCATAAGTAGGGACCATTCAGTCTGGGCTCAAACATAAACCTCTTCATTAGCCAGTCCTAACAGCGCACCCCAAACAATTCCCTCTGGTTGACTGGTAAGAAAGCCATAGTAGGTATGCTGTAAGGTCATACATAGAAAAAGCTGGCAAGCTGTCCCAGGGTGTTGGGGAAGGGCTTGCTGGTGGAGAAGAAGAGGAGCACTTCAGAGATGCCTGTCTTGTTTTCCAGGAAGAGGGGATAAAATGAGGAGGTCGATCACAATTTTTATACCAAAGAACTATTTCACTCCCACCATTCCCCAGTGTCCTGGGCCCAGTCAAAGCTTGACATGATCCTAACTAGTGACTTTTTGTGTCCATTACTAGTCAGGTCATACCAACCCATGGGGTAAAGAGGGCCCAtttccacatgaagccttttctttaCCCAGTTGGCTCTATAGGGTTAATGGTGTATCATTTGCCCATGTTTCTACTGGACTGggcttctttttcccttcttgaaGCCATTGTCTAAAAGTTTCTCTGGAACCAGCCCTATCCCATTTTAGGATGGAGAGAGTGGAGCTACTTGCTCTCTCCCCAAGTCCTCTCCGCCCCATCTATCCCTTCACACATAGGCAGAGTCACTTGATTGAGTCCTGCCAAAATTGGGAACACTGACCCGAGGCAGGTCCTTGTTGCGGATCTCATAGACTGACTTCCTCTTGGCCTGTGCACCACGCACAGCCAGCTTAATCTTGCGCCAGCCCAGGTGGTTGAGTTCAGCCAGATTGAGGACAACACAGATGCCACTCACAGCAAACATGAATACAAGGAAGACTGTTTTCTCTGTGGGCCGGGAAACATAGCATTCTACCTCCTTGATACAGGGGTAGCGGTCACATTCATACAGTCCAGGGACACTGAAGCCATAAAGGAAGTATTGGCCTACCAGGAACCCAATTTCTAGGGCATTACGGAAAACCACCTGGATAATGTAGAAGCGGGAGATGCCCTCTTGCCGACGGAGCTTGGAGCGTGCTGCTGTGCGCAGCCCTGATGGGTGTGGGGCCAACTCCTTAACCTCTAGACAGTCTGGCTCattctccttgctagtattttctGTGTTCTGTAGTACTCCATTTACAATGGCATTTTGCAGCTTCTTATTGTCTTCGCGCTTGCCCCCaccactgcccccacccccagctcctccAGGACCCCCAATCGACTCAGGAGGGTCCCTGTCCAGGGCGAGGAAGACAGTAGAGTAACGGCGTTCCCTCTGTTTGGCAGACTGGTGCACTGAGTAGGTGATGAAGCAGAGGCTAGGGGTGCACACCATGATGATCTGGAAGACCCAGTAGCGTATATGAGAGATGGGGAAGGCTCTGTCATAGCAGGCTTGGTTGCAGCCTGGCTGCAGGGTATTGCACACAAACATGGTCTGCTCATCATCATACACTGTCTCACCCACTATGGCCACGATGAGGATGCGGAAGATCACCACCACTGTCAGCAGGATCCTgggcaaggaaggagggagggagaaagaaagaatgtcaTGGGCTGAGAGTCACTCAGTGGCCTGCTGCTGGCTTAGGGATCCCCTGCTCCTCCCATCCCATCCATGGGGTTTCCCTGCTGCTTTGGCTGGGGAGCTGTCCACCATTCAGTGGTCCTGAACTAGGAATCTGAGAGCAATGATGCTTTCAGCTTTCTGATCGTCTGGGATTTGCACACCTCCGTTTCAGAGGTCCCGCGTacgcctatatatatatatatgtatatatataggagaAGTGTGTATATGCAAGAGATTCAGACACATCTATACATAATGTATCTCTACATAACATATATTCATTATGTATATGGCATAGACGCACAACTACATCAAATGCAAACTAGGGATATGCATCGTGTTAATGGACTCTAAAAATGTTCATTCTCTAAGTAAATATTGTCCCTAGTGTTATATTTAAAATAgtctatttatatgtataaacacacaaaaataatcctggtgtatgtgtgtgtttctcacACTATAAGCTTTCTTGAATAAATCGAGGACAGAAGCTTCAGCCTCAAAGGATGACTCCATCTCCCTCTTCGCCCTTCTCTCTCCAAACACCATACTCCCTTCCAGCTTCTATTTAGGAAACAGAAGGGAGATCAGCTCTGACTCGGAGCACTAGGGGACCCAACAACCCGTGCCCAGAGTTCCGGTTCCGATGGGGGAAGAGTTACCCCACGGAAGGGGCCTCCCAGCAAGGGATCAACTTTCGGGAAGATCccggggagagaaggaaagagctggaagagagagggGCAGCTCTGGGCTTGGGATGGTCCCACCATATCCAGAACCCAGGGGCccaggcaggagggagggaaagatgggggagggaaaggggcgCGAAAGAGGACTCGAATCGGTGAGGAAAGGGGGCCATGGGAAGGGGTGGACGCTGTCAGGCTCTGGTCCAGCGCGGCTTGGCTCCCTTACCTCCCAATCATAGTGGAATGTTGCTGTACGGCGGCTTCCAGCAGCCTCTCTAAGATGGTCCATTCCCCCATCGCTGTGCATTCGGAGGCAGCAGACAAAGACTGGGCAGCGCTGGGCACGTCCCTGCTCCTGgccccctccccagtcaccaCCCGACAACAGGGGGCTAAagaccaaaaataaaagcaaaataaacctAATCCAgtattcttccccctccctcccttttttctttcttttttttttttttcacttaaaagagaggagggaaatccAAGCGAGTCCAGAGACGTGGGGTAGCAGCTGGTGCTGTCCAGGGACTAGGGCACCAACCGGTCAGTTGCTGTCCAGCCTGGGGAAGATTCCCTGTGTGGCTTCTGTCCAGGCAGGGGGTGGGGGCGACTGGGAGAATGTACTGGTCACTAGGCTGCTGCTAGCTGGAAAGAGATCTCTTGCTCCTGTTTCCCAGTCGGGTGGGTTGGGGGGGAGCCAAGGTCCCTGCCTTGTCTCTGTCCCAGGGCAGCCCGCCCCTCGTCTTGCAGCCTCAAAGAGTGTTGGCTGTTGCCTTACTTCCCGCCTCGGAGGCCGGGCCGGGATCGCGACCCTGAGTGCACAGAGAGGACTGGGAATCCGCGTCTTGCCGCCTCTAATCCTCCTTTAAGTAGTCTCTGCTTGCGTCACTCCAGGTTGGTGGAGGGGAGTGAGCGCCGGCGTGTTGTAGCTGCGCGCCCAAGCCGGAGGGGCTGGGGACTTGtcgtggaaagggaagaggagggaggcagggatgaGGATGAGTCCTGGGTCTCCCAATTGGGGGCGGAGGGGAGGGAGTAGGGAAGGCTCCAAGAGGAACGATCGCAGCTTCCCTAACTGGCCAGCTCCAGCTTTCCTCCCCGCTAAGCTGCTCAAAGCATTCCCTCCCCGCCCGCCCAGCGCCCAGGTAGCACCGGGAGCTCACCTGCCAGCCAGACTACGCCCGTAGCTGGGGAGAAGATGGGCATGGGAGGTGAGAAGCTTGGGACCACGAGCGAAGGGATGAGGGcaattgtgtcttttttttttcagccgtCCTAGTATTCagccccatttttcttctttcatctagTGTACTCACGGTGGGCTCAGAGTTGGGATTTCCCCTCGAAAGATGCCAAAATGGGACTGATTTAAAAGCTCTAGCAAGGTTGCAGGGTAATCACTGTCTGTGAGCAGGGCTGGAATTGAGGGGCTCCGTGGGCCTGTGGAGATTTGGCGATATAGGTGTGAATACATTTTGGTGGACAGCGAACATAGCCGTGAACTTGCCCTTGTGAATGTCTGTGTCGAGAGAAGTATGTGTCCacttatgtatatgcatatgtctatCTATTACTAACGTATATACAGTACAGCGATTGTATGTGGACACCCTCTTATTTATGTTAATAAGAGAGCTAAGGAATAGGGCCACTCCTGAGAGACTGTGCATAACCACCCTCCTAATTTGGACAAGGAATAGGCACAAACATTGTCTAAATTGGACATTTAGCATTACTCCTACTTCCGTCTTTCTCTTTTTACACACCCACCGCCTTCCCCAAATAAGCCCAGCTTAATTTCTTACTCCCTATTTACTTTGGGTTGCCAGATCTGCCTGAGCAAAATGTTCAATTGGTGGCTAGGAATTCTTTCACACCAGGATGCTTAAGGCTAGAAATTTGAAGACATTGGTAGTTTTCAATGTTTGGGAGTATTTTCCAGCAGCGTAAGAAAGGAAAATGCTTAGTGTTCCTACTCTAAAAGAAGAGTTGTGAATGTGTCAGCATTTCTTCTTAGAAGAATAATGCTCTCAGAATTGTTTCCATCTACATGGGAGGAGATCACATACATGTGTGGCTTAAACCACACACAGAAGAAAGCATTTCAATGAGTCCTTTAGTTGCAGCAGATCCTGAGCCTTGTTTTAGATAACAATCCCAGACTTTTGAGATGGCAATTCTGAAGCATAGACTTAGTATAGGAAGTGATTTTATTTATACATGTCTTCTTTAGGCAAaggaaaaaatcatttcaaaacctaGGGAGCTTCATTTTTTCTGTCCTCCCCAGAGGTAGCTACTATTTGTTGCTTAACATTTAATATTATAAGTGCATTTCCACAGCagttcacacacaaaaaaataaagaagcagaAGTAGAATAGGGAAGATGCAAATGAAACATCATGATGAGCGAGTAGAGTGGGTAGAGTGAATGTCCTTCACTGTTCTTTTACTTCCTCTGTCTCTGACAAAATGGGGCTTGAACAAAACCCTGCTCCTGATGACTGTTGAGGGACTTGATTTGTTTCAATTCTCACTTTAGGGCATCAAATGTATTGGTGAAGAGGAAATAATGATCACAAAGAGCTAGAATGGCTTCATCAGAAacatcatgccagactaaccttctttccatttttgacaggattactgaAGTGTTAATTCAGGAGAATGCTGTAAATATAGTTTCCATGGatttttacaaagtgttttataaaataTCCATTCTGTTGTGGGAAATGGAGATATATGGTCACATGATAATTCAGTGATATGAATCAGGAACTGGTTGATTGGCCACATTTAAAAGGTAATTGCTAATAGTTGGGTCAGCTTAGTAGAAGGTCTCCAGTGAAGTGTCTCAGGAATCTGTTTGGTTttgtgctatttaatattttttatcactAATTAAAGGCATAGATAGTGTGTTTACTGATTTTGCAGCTAACACAAAGTTGATAATATAACAAATAACAGAGTTAAGATTCAAAAAGACCTTGGTAGTCTAGAGGAGTGATTTAAATGTAATCAGATGAAATTGAATAGGGACAAATATAAAGGTttatatttgaattaaaaaactCAGAAGTTCAGCATGGGGGAAGCATTCCAAGATAGCAATTTGCCTAAAAAAGAcatggggattttagtggaccacaagctctaTATGTGTGAGCAGTGTAATATGGCaaccaaaaaaa from Trichosurus vulpecula isolate mTriVul1 chromosome 8, mTriVul1.pri, whole genome shotgun sequence harbors:
- the GJD2 gene encoding gap junction delta-2 protein; the protein is MGEWTILERLLEAAVQQHSTMIGRILLTVVVIFRILIVAIVGETVYDDEQTMFVCNTLQPGCNQACYDRAFPISHIRYWVFQIIMVCTPSLCFITYSVHQSAKQRERRYSTVFLALDRDPPESIGGPGGAGGGGSGGGKREDNKKLQNAIVNGVLQNTENTSKENEPDCLEVKELAPHPSGLRTAARSKLRRQEGISRFYIIQVVFRNALEIGFLVGQYFLYGFSVPGLYECDRYPCIKEVECYVSRPTEKTVFLVFMFAVSGICVVLNLAELNHLGWRKIKLAVRGAQAKRKSVYEIRNKDLPRVSVPNFGRTQSSDSAYV